Proteins from a single region of Hermetia illucens chromosome 3, iHerIll2.2.curated.20191125, whole genome shotgun sequence:
- the LOC119651694 gene encoding probable salivary secreted peptide, whose translation MKNLPLLGLILPLICSYISVATAQSHNVTWGMVGPNDTLLEREIVTKKYKFLRIIDEEFAYPRENFSNDYIITAVRVTDLYTDGDGGYAMLTSGGPGVKYVTINLKSQRTHGFNFIIEVFGREDK comes from the exons atgaaaaatcttcCCTTGTTGGGCTTAATTCTTCCGTTGATCTGCTCCTATATCTCCGTGGCTACAGCACAAAGCCACAACGTAACCTGGGGTATGGTAGGTCCAAACGATACACTTTTGGAGCGAGAAATAGTTACGAAGAAATACAAGTTCCTCCGAATTATAGATGAAGAGTTTGCGTATCCAAGAGAG AACTTCAGCAACGACTATATAATTACTGCAGTTCGCGTTACGGATCTGTACACTGACGGCGATGGCGGATATGCTATGTTGACAAGTGGTGGACCAGGAGTAAAATATGTCACGATTAATCTAAAATCTCAACGGACCCACggatttaatttcattattGAAGTATTTGGACGGGAAGACAAATAG